The Odocoileus virginianus isolate 20LAN1187 ecotype Illinois chromosome 27, Ovbor_1.2, whole genome shotgun sequence genome has a window encoding:
- the BAG6 gene encoding large proline-rich protein BAG6 isoform X7, with the protein MEPSDSTSTTMEEPDSLEVLVKTLDSQTRTFIVGAQMNVKEFKEHIAASVSIPSEKQRLIYQGRVLQDDKKLQEYNVGGKVIHLVERAPPQTQLPSGASSGTGSTSATHGGGPPPGTRGPGASVHDRNANSYVMVGTFNLPSEPRVRLVMAQHMIRDIQTLLSRMECRGGTQAQHSQPPLQTPTVAPEPVALTSQTSEPVESEVPPREPMEAEEVEERSSTQSPELTPSGPAPAGPASAPETNAPNHPSPAEYVEVLQELQRLESRLQPFLQRYYEVLGAAATTDYNNNQEGREEDQRLINLVGESLRLLGNTFVALSDLRCNLACAPPRHLHVVRPMSHYTTPMVLQQAAIPIQINVGTTVTMTGNGTRPPPTPSAEAPPAGAGQASSLAPSSATIESSNEGASPPGPAPPPTTSHPRVIRISHQSVEPVVMMHMNIQDSGTQPGGVPSAPTGPLGPPGHGQTLGSTLIQLPSLPPEFMHAVAHQITHEAMVAAVASAAAGQQVPGFPTAPTRLVIARPTPPQARPSHPGGPPVSGALPGAGLGTNASLAQMVSGLVGQLLMQPVLVAQGTPGMAPPPAPATASASSGTTNTATTAGPAPGGPAQPPPPQASASDLQFSQLLGNLLGPAGPGTGGPGVASPTITVAMPGVPAFLQGMTDFLQATQTAAPPPPPPPPPPPPPAPEQQTAPPPGSPSGGSGSPGSVGPESLPLEFFTSVVQGVLSSLLGSLGARAGSSESIAAFIQRLSGSSNIFEPGADGALGFFGALLSLLCQNFSMVDVVMLLHGHFQPLQRLQPQLRSFFHQHYLGGQEPTPGNIRTATHALITGLEEYVRESFSLVQVQPGVDIIRTNLEFLQEQFNSIAAHVMHCTDSGFGARLLELCNQGLFECLALNLHCLGGQQMELAAVINGRIRRMSRGVNPSLVSWLTTMMGLRLQVVLEHMPVGPDAILRYVRRVGDPPQTLPEEPMEVQGSERTSPEPQRENASPAPGTTAEEAMSRGPPPAPEGGSRDEQDGASSETEPWAAAVPPEWVPIIQQDIQSQRKVKPQPPLSDAYLSGMPAKRRKLRADIQKRLQEDPNYSPQRFPNAQRAFADDP; encoded by the exons ATGGAGCCCAGTGATAGTACCAGTACCACTATGGAGGAACCTGACAGCCTGGAGGTGCTGGTGAAGACCCTGGACTCTCAGACCCGGACCTTTATTGTGGGGGCCCAG ATGAACGTAAAGGAGTTTAAGGAGCATATTGCTGCTTCTGTTAGCATCCCGTCTGAGAAACAACGGCTTATCTACCAGGGACGAGTTCTGCAGGATGATAAGAAGCTCCAAGAATACa ATGTTGGGGGAAAGGTTATTCATCTTGTGGAACGGGCTCCTCCTCAGACTCAGCTCCCTTCTGGAGCATCTTCTGGAACAGGGTCCACCTCAGCCACCCATGGTGGGGGACCCCCGCCTGGTACTCGGGGGCCTGGGGCCTCTGTCCATGACCGGAATGCCAACAGCTATGTCATGGTTGGAACCTTCAATCTTCCC AGTGAGCCCCGAGTGCGGCTGGTGATGGCTCAGCATATGATCAGGGATATACAGACCTTACTCTCCCGAATGGAG TGCCGAGGCGGGACccaagcccagcacagccagccGCCTCTCCAGACACCGACGGTGGCCCCAGAGCCAGTGGCCTTGACCTCCCAAACATCAGAACCGGTTGAAAGTGAAGTGCCTCCTCGGGAGCCCATGGAGGCGGAAGAAGTGGAGGAGCGTTCCTCTACCCAGAGCCCGGAGCTCACCCCTTCAGGCCCAGCCCCAGCAGGCCCAGCATCTGCCCCAGAGACAAATGCACCCAA CCACCCTTCGCCTGCGGAGTATGTCGAGgtgcttcaggagctgcagcggCTTGAGAGCCGCCTCCAGCCCTTCCTGCAGCGCTACTATGAGGTTTTGGGCGCTGCTGCCACCACGGACTACAACAACAAT CAAGAGGGCCGTGAGGAGGACCAGCGCTTGATCAACTTGGTGGGGGAGAGCCTGCGGCTGCTGGGCAACACCTTTGTGGCGCTGTCCGACCTGCGTTGCAATCTGGCCTGTGCACCCCCTCGTCATCTGCACGTGGTCCGGCCCATGTCTCACTACACCACCCCCATGGTGCTCCAGCAGGCGGCCATCCCCATCCAG ATCAATGTGGGGACCACTGTGACCATGACGGGGAATGGGACACGGCCCCCCCCAACTCCAAGTGCGGAGGCACCTCCCGCTGGTGCTGGGCAGGCCTCATCCCTGGCCCCCTCTTCTGCCACCATTGAGTCTTCGAATGAGGGGGCTTCCCCGCCAGGGCCGGCTCCCCCACCAACCACCAGCCACCCTAGGGTCATCCGGATTTCCCACCAGAGTGTGGAACCCGTGGTCATGATGCACATGAACATCCAAG ATTCTGGCACACAGCCTGGTGGAGTTCCGAGTGCTCCCACTGGCCCCCTAGGACCCCCTGGTCATGGCCAGACCCTGG GCTCCACCCTCATCcagctgccctccctgccccctgagTTCATGCACGCCGTCGCCCACCAGATCACTCATGAGGCCATGGTGGCAGCTGTTGCCTCCGCGGCCGCAG GACAGCAGGTGCCAGGCTTCCCAACAGCTCCCACCCGGCTGGTGATTGCCCGGCCCACCCCTCCACAGGCTCGGCCTTCCCATCCTGGGGGGCCCCCGGTCTCAGGGGCTCTG CCGGGCGCTGGTTTGGGTACCAACGCCTCTTTAGCCCAGATGGTGAGCGGCCTCGTGGGGCAGCTTCTTATGCAGCCTGTCCTTGTGG CTCAGGGGACCCCAGGAATGGCTCCACCTCCAGCCCCTGCCACTGCGTCAGCCAGTTCCGGTACCACCAACACGGCTACCACAGCTGGCCCTGCCCCTGGGGGGCCCGCCCAGCCTCCACCCCCTCAAGCCTCCGCCTCTGATCTTCAGTTCTCTCAGCTCCTGGGGAACCTGCTGGGGCCTGCTGGGCCGGGAACTGGAGGGCCTGGTGTGGCTTCTCCCACCATTACTGTGGCGATGCCTGGTGTGCCcgcctttctccagggcatgacGGACTTCTTGCAG GCAACACAAACAgctgctccccctcctcctccgcctccacccccaccaccccctccgGCCCCAGAGCAGCAGACAGCGCCCCCACCGGGGTCCCCTTCTGGTGGTAGCGGGAGTCCTGGCAGCGTGGGTCCTGAGAGCCTGCCATTGGAGTTCTTCACCTCAGTGGTGCAGGGTGTGCTGAGCTCACTGCTGGGCTCCCTGGGGGCACGGGCTGGCAGCAGTGAGAGCATCGCTGCTTTCATACAGCGCCTCAGTGGGTCAAGCAACATCTTTGAGCCTGGGGCCGATGGGGCTCTCG gattcttcGGGGCCCTGCTCTCTCTTCTGTGCCAGAACTTTTCCATGGTGGATGTGGTGATGCTGCTCCACGGGCATTTCCAGCCCCTGCAGCGACTCCAGCCCCAGCTGCGGTCTTTCTTTCACCAGCACTACCTGGGTGGCCAGGAGCCCACACCTGGTAACATCCGG ACGGCAACCCACGCATTGATCACGGGACTTGAAGAATATGTGCGGGAGAGTTTT TCTTTGGTGCAAGTTCAGCCAGGTGTGGACATCATCCGAACAAACCTGGAATTTCTCCAAGAGCAATTTAATAGCATTGCTGCTCATGTGATGCACTGCACAG ACAGTGGATTTGGGGCCCGATTGCTGGAGCTGTGTAACCAGGGCCTGTTTGAATGCTTGGCCCTGAACCTGCACTGCTTGGGGGGACAGCAGATGGAGCTTGCTGCTGTCATCAATGGCCGAATT CGTCGCATGTCTCGTGGAGTGAATCCGTCCTTGGTGAGCTGGCTGACCACTATGATGGGACTGAGGCTGCAGGTGGTACTGGAACACATGCCTGTAGGCCCTGATGCCATTCTCAGATATGTACGCCGGGTTGGGGATCCCCCTCAG ACACTTCCTGAGGAGCCAATGGAAGTTCAGGGATCAGAGAGAACTTCCCCTGAGCCTCAG CGGGAGAATGCTTCCCCGGCCCCTGGAACAACAGCAGAAGAGGCCATGTCCCGAGGCCCACCTCCTGCTCCTGAGGGGGGCTCCCGAGACGAACAGGATGGCGCTTCCTCTGAGACAGAACCTTGGGCAGCTGCAGTCCCCCCA GAATGGGTCCCTATTATCCAGCAGGACATTCAGAGCCAGCGGAAGGTGAAACCGCAGCCCCCTCTGAGCGATGCCTACCTCAGTGGTATGCCCGCCAAGAGACGCAAG CTCCGGGCTGACATACAAAAGCGACTGCAGGAAGACCCCAACTACAGCCCCCAGCGCTTCCCGAATGCCCAGAGGGCCTTTGCTGACGATCCCTAG
- the BAG6 gene encoding large proline-rich protein BAG6 isoform X2 — MEPSDSTSTTMEEPDSLEVLVKTLDSQTRTFIVGAQMNVKEFKEHIAASVSIPSEKQRLIYQGRVLQDDKKLQEYNVGGKVIHLVERAPPQTQLPSGASSGTGSTSATHGGGPPPGTRGPGASVHDRNANSYVMVGTFNLPSEPRVRLVMAQHMIRDIQTLLSRMECRGGTQAQHSQPPLQTPTVAPEPVALTSQTSEPVESEVPPREPMEAEEVEERSSTQSPELTPSGPAPAGPASAPETNAPNHPSPAEYVEVLQELQRLESRLQPFLQRYYEVLGAAATTDYNNNQEGREEDQRLINLVGESLRLLGNTFVALSDLRCNLACAPPRHLHVVRPMSHYTTPMVLQQAAIPIQINVGTTVTMTGNGTRPPPTPSAEAPPAGAGQASSLAPSSATIESSNEGASPPGPAPPPTTSHPRVIRISHQSVEPVVMMHMNIQDSGTQPGGVPSAPTGPLGPPGHGQTLGSTLIQLPSLPPEFMHAVAHQITHEAMVAAVASAAAGQQVPGFPTAPTRLVIARPTPPQARPSHPGGPPVSGALPGAGLGTNASLAQMVSGLVGQLLMQPVLVAQGTPGMAPPPAPATASASSGTTNTATTAGPAPGGPAQPPPPQASASDLQFSQLLGNLLGPAGPGTGGPGVASPTITVAMPGVPAFLQGMTDFLQATQTAAPPPPPPPPPPPPPAPEQQTAPPPGSPSGGSGSPGSVGPESLPLEFFTSVVQGVLSSLLGSLGARAGSSESIAAFIQRLSGSSNIFEPGADGALGFFGALLSLLCQNFSMVDVVMLLHGHFQPLQRLQPQLRSFFHQHYLGGQEPTPGNIRTATHALITGLEEYVRESFSLVQVQPGVDIIRTNLEFLQEQFNSIAAHVMHCTDSGFGARLLELCNQGLFECLALNLHCLGGQQMELAAVINGRIRRMSRGVNPSLVSWLTTMMGLRLQVVLEHMPVGPDAILRYVRRVGDPPQTLPEEPMEVQGSERTSPEPQRENASPAPGTTAEEAMSRGPPPAPEGGSRDEQDGASSETEPWAAAVPPEWVPIIQQDIQSQRKVKPQPPLSDAYLSGMPAKRRKTMQGEGPQLLLSEAVSRAAKAAGARPLTSPESLSRDLEAPEVQESYRQQLRADIQKRLQEDPNYSPQRFPNAQRAFADDP; from the exons ATGGAGCCCAGTGATAGTACCAGTACCACTATGGAGGAACCTGACAGCCTGGAGGTGCTGGTGAAGACCCTGGACTCTCAGACCCGGACCTTTATTGTGGGGGCCCAG ATGAACGTAAAGGAGTTTAAGGAGCATATTGCTGCTTCTGTTAGCATCCCGTCTGAGAAACAACGGCTTATCTACCAGGGACGAGTTCTGCAGGATGATAAGAAGCTCCAAGAATACa ATGTTGGGGGAAAGGTTATTCATCTTGTGGAACGGGCTCCTCCTCAGACTCAGCTCCCTTCTGGAGCATCTTCTGGAACAGGGTCCACCTCAGCCACCCATGGTGGGGGACCCCCGCCTGGTACTCGGGGGCCTGGGGCCTCTGTCCATGACCGGAATGCCAACAGCTATGTCATGGTTGGAACCTTCAATCTTCCC AGTGAGCCCCGAGTGCGGCTGGTGATGGCTCAGCATATGATCAGGGATATACAGACCTTACTCTCCCGAATGGAG TGCCGAGGCGGGACccaagcccagcacagccagccGCCTCTCCAGACACCGACGGTGGCCCCAGAGCCAGTGGCCTTGACCTCCCAAACATCAGAACCGGTTGAAAGTGAAGTGCCTCCTCGGGAGCCCATGGAGGCGGAAGAAGTGGAGGAGCGTTCCTCTACCCAGAGCCCGGAGCTCACCCCTTCAGGCCCAGCCCCAGCAGGCCCAGCATCTGCCCCAGAGACAAATGCACCCAA CCACCCTTCGCCTGCGGAGTATGTCGAGgtgcttcaggagctgcagcggCTTGAGAGCCGCCTCCAGCCCTTCCTGCAGCGCTACTATGAGGTTTTGGGCGCTGCTGCCACCACGGACTACAACAACAAT CAAGAGGGCCGTGAGGAGGACCAGCGCTTGATCAACTTGGTGGGGGAGAGCCTGCGGCTGCTGGGCAACACCTTTGTGGCGCTGTCCGACCTGCGTTGCAATCTGGCCTGTGCACCCCCTCGTCATCTGCACGTGGTCCGGCCCATGTCTCACTACACCACCCCCATGGTGCTCCAGCAGGCGGCCATCCCCATCCAG ATCAATGTGGGGACCACTGTGACCATGACGGGGAATGGGACACGGCCCCCCCCAACTCCAAGTGCGGAGGCACCTCCCGCTGGTGCTGGGCAGGCCTCATCCCTGGCCCCCTCTTCTGCCACCATTGAGTCTTCGAATGAGGGGGCTTCCCCGCCAGGGCCGGCTCCCCCACCAACCACCAGCCACCCTAGGGTCATCCGGATTTCCCACCAGAGTGTGGAACCCGTGGTCATGATGCACATGAACATCCAAG ATTCTGGCACACAGCCTGGTGGAGTTCCGAGTGCTCCCACTGGCCCCCTAGGACCCCCTGGTCATGGCCAGACCCTGG GCTCCACCCTCATCcagctgccctccctgccccctgagTTCATGCACGCCGTCGCCCACCAGATCACTCATGAGGCCATGGTGGCAGCTGTTGCCTCCGCGGCCGCAG GACAGCAGGTGCCAGGCTTCCCAACAGCTCCCACCCGGCTGGTGATTGCCCGGCCCACCCCTCCACAGGCTCGGCCTTCCCATCCTGGGGGGCCCCCGGTCTCAGGGGCTCTG CCGGGCGCTGGTTTGGGTACCAACGCCTCTTTAGCCCAGATGGTGAGCGGCCTCGTGGGGCAGCTTCTTATGCAGCCTGTCCTTGTGG CTCAGGGGACCCCAGGAATGGCTCCACCTCCAGCCCCTGCCACTGCGTCAGCCAGTTCCGGTACCACCAACACGGCTACCACAGCTGGCCCTGCCCCTGGGGGGCCCGCCCAGCCTCCACCCCCTCAAGCCTCCGCCTCTGATCTTCAGTTCTCTCAGCTCCTGGGGAACCTGCTGGGGCCTGCTGGGCCGGGAACTGGAGGGCCTGGTGTGGCTTCTCCCACCATTACTGTGGCGATGCCTGGTGTGCCcgcctttctccagggcatgacGGACTTCTTGCAG GCAACACAAACAgctgctccccctcctcctccgcctccacccccaccaccccctccgGCCCCAGAGCAGCAGACAGCGCCCCCACCGGGGTCCCCTTCTGGTGGTAGCGGGAGTCCTGGCAGCGTGGGTCCTGAGAGCCTGCCATTGGAGTTCTTCACCTCAGTGGTGCAGGGTGTGCTGAGCTCACTGCTGGGCTCCCTGGGGGCACGGGCTGGCAGCAGTGAGAGCATCGCTGCTTTCATACAGCGCCTCAGTGGGTCAAGCAACATCTTTGAGCCTGGGGCCGATGGGGCTCTCG gattcttcGGGGCCCTGCTCTCTCTTCTGTGCCAGAACTTTTCCATGGTGGATGTGGTGATGCTGCTCCACGGGCATTTCCAGCCCCTGCAGCGACTCCAGCCCCAGCTGCGGTCTTTCTTTCACCAGCACTACCTGGGTGGCCAGGAGCCCACACCTGGTAACATCCGG ACGGCAACCCACGCATTGATCACGGGACTTGAAGAATATGTGCGGGAGAGTTTT TCTTTGGTGCAAGTTCAGCCAGGTGTGGACATCATCCGAACAAACCTGGAATTTCTCCAAGAGCAATTTAATAGCATTGCTGCTCATGTGATGCACTGCACAG ACAGTGGATTTGGGGCCCGATTGCTGGAGCTGTGTAACCAGGGCCTGTTTGAATGCTTGGCCCTGAACCTGCACTGCTTGGGGGGACAGCAGATGGAGCTTGCTGCTGTCATCAATGGCCGAATT CGTCGCATGTCTCGTGGAGTGAATCCGTCCTTGGTGAGCTGGCTGACCACTATGATGGGACTGAGGCTGCAGGTGGTACTGGAACACATGCCTGTAGGCCCTGATGCCATTCTCAGATATGTACGCCGGGTTGGGGATCCCCCTCAG ACACTTCCTGAGGAGCCAATGGAAGTTCAGGGATCAGAGAGAACTTCCCCTGAGCCTCAG CGGGAGAATGCTTCCCCGGCCCCTGGAACAACAGCAGAAGAGGCCATGTCCCGAGGCCCACCTCCTGCTCCTGAGGGGGGCTCCCGAGACGAACAGGATGGCGCTTCCTCTGAGACAGAACCTTGGGCAGCTGCAGTCCCCCCA GAATGGGTCCCTATTATCCAGCAGGACATTCAGAGCCAGCGGAAGGTGAAACCGCAGCCCCCTCTGAGCGATGCCTACCTCAGTGGTATGCCCGCCAAGAGACGCAAG ACGATGCAGGGTGAGGGCCCCCAGCTGCTTCTCTCAGAGGCCGTGAGCCGGGCAGCTAAGGCAGCCGGAGCTCGGCCCCTGACGAGCCCCGAGAGCCTGAGCCGGGACCTGGAGGCACCAGAGGTTCAGGAGAGCTACAGGCAGCAG CTCCGGGCTGACATACAAAAGCGACTGCAGGAAGACCCCAACTACAGCCCCCAGCGCTTCCCGAATGCCCAGAGGGCCTTTGCTGACGATCCCTAG
- the BAG6 gene encoding large proline-rich protein BAG6 isoform X4, with protein sequence MEPSDSTSTTMEEPDSLEVLVKTLDSQTRTFIVGAQMNVKEFKEHIAASVSIPSEKQRLIYQGRVLQDDKKLQEYNVGGKVIHLVERAPPQTQLPSGASSGTGSTSATHGGGPPPGTRGPGASVHDRNANSYVMVGTFNLPSDGSAVDVHINMEQAPIQSEPRVRLVMAQHMIRDIQTLLSRMECRGGTQAQHSQPPLQTPTVAPEPVALTSQTSEPVESEVPPREPMEAEEVEERSSTQSPELTPSGPAPAGPASAPETNAPNHPSPAEYVEVLQELQRLESRLQPFLQRYYEVLGAAATTDYNNNQEGREEDQRLINLVGESLRLLGNTFVALSDLRCNLACAPPRHLHVVRPMSHYTTPMVLQQAAIPIQINVGTTVTMTGNGTRPPPTPSAEAPPAGAGQASSLAPSSATIESSNEGASPPGPAPPPTTSHPRVIRISHQSVEPVVMMHMNIQDSGTQPGGVPSAPTGPLGPPGHGQTLGSTLIQLPSLPPEFMHAVAHQITHEAMVAAVASAAAGQQVPGFPTAPTRLVIARPTPPQARPSHPGGPPVSGALPGAGLGTNASLAQMVSGLVGQLLMQPVLVAQGTPGMAPPPAPATASASSGTTNTATTAGPAPGGPAQPPPPQASASDLQFSQLLGNLLGPAGPGTGGPGVASPTITVAMPGVPAFLQGMTDFLQATQTAAPPPPPPPPPPPPPAPEQQTAPPPGSPSGGSGSPGSVGPESLPLEFFTSVVQGVLSSLLGSLGARAGSSESIAAFIQRLSGSSNIFEPGADGALGFFGALLSLLCQNFSMVDVVMLLHGHFQPLQRLQPQLRSFFHQHYLGGQEPTPGNIRTATHALITGLEEYVRESFSLVQVQPGVDIIRTNLEFLQEQFNSIAAHVMHCTDSGFGARLLELCNQGLFECLALNLHCLGGQQMELAAVINGRIRRMSRGVNPSLVSWLTTMMGLRLQVVLEHMPVGPDAILRYVRRVGDPPQTLPEEPMEVQGSERTSPEPQRENASPAPGTTAEEAMSRGPPPAPEGGSRDEQDGASSETEPWAAAVPPEWVPIIQQDIQSQRKVKPQPPLSDAYLSGMPAKRRKLRADIQKRLQEDPNYSPQRFPNAQRAFADDP encoded by the exons ATGGAGCCCAGTGATAGTACCAGTACCACTATGGAGGAACCTGACAGCCTGGAGGTGCTGGTGAAGACCCTGGACTCTCAGACCCGGACCTTTATTGTGGGGGCCCAG ATGAACGTAAAGGAGTTTAAGGAGCATATTGCTGCTTCTGTTAGCATCCCGTCTGAGAAACAACGGCTTATCTACCAGGGACGAGTTCTGCAGGATGATAAGAAGCTCCAAGAATACa ATGTTGGGGGAAAGGTTATTCATCTTGTGGAACGGGCTCCTCCTCAGACTCAGCTCCCTTCTGGAGCATCTTCTGGAACAGGGTCCACCTCAGCCACCCATGGTGGGGGACCCCCGCCTGGTACTCGGGGGCCTGGGGCCTCTGTCCATGACCGGAATGCCAACAGCTATGTCATGGTTGGAACCTTCAATCTTCCC AGTGACGGCTCTGCTGTGGATGTTCACATCAACATGGAACAGGCCCCGATTCAG AGTGAGCCCCGAGTGCGGCTGGTGATGGCTCAGCATATGATCAGGGATATACAGACCTTACTCTCCCGAATGGAG TGCCGAGGCGGGACccaagcccagcacagccagccGCCTCTCCAGACACCGACGGTGGCCCCAGAGCCAGTGGCCTTGACCTCCCAAACATCAGAACCGGTTGAAAGTGAAGTGCCTCCTCGGGAGCCCATGGAGGCGGAAGAAGTGGAGGAGCGTTCCTCTACCCAGAGCCCGGAGCTCACCCCTTCAGGCCCAGCCCCAGCAGGCCCAGCATCTGCCCCAGAGACAAATGCACCCAA CCACCCTTCGCCTGCGGAGTATGTCGAGgtgcttcaggagctgcagcggCTTGAGAGCCGCCTCCAGCCCTTCCTGCAGCGCTACTATGAGGTTTTGGGCGCTGCTGCCACCACGGACTACAACAACAAT CAAGAGGGCCGTGAGGAGGACCAGCGCTTGATCAACTTGGTGGGGGAGAGCCTGCGGCTGCTGGGCAACACCTTTGTGGCGCTGTCCGACCTGCGTTGCAATCTGGCCTGTGCACCCCCTCGTCATCTGCACGTGGTCCGGCCCATGTCTCACTACACCACCCCCATGGTGCTCCAGCAGGCGGCCATCCCCATCCAG ATCAATGTGGGGACCACTGTGACCATGACGGGGAATGGGACACGGCCCCCCCCAACTCCAAGTGCGGAGGCACCTCCCGCTGGTGCTGGGCAGGCCTCATCCCTGGCCCCCTCTTCTGCCACCATTGAGTCTTCGAATGAGGGGGCTTCCCCGCCAGGGCCGGCTCCCCCACCAACCACCAGCCACCCTAGGGTCATCCGGATTTCCCACCAGAGTGTGGAACCCGTGGTCATGATGCACATGAACATCCAAG ATTCTGGCACACAGCCTGGTGGAGTTCCGAGTGCTCCCACTGGCCCCCTAGGACCCCCTGGTCATGGCCAGACCCTGG GCTCCACCCTCATCcagctgccctccctgccccctgagTTCATGCACGCCGTCGCCCACCAGATCACTCATGAGGCCATGGTGGCAGCTGTTGCCTCCGCGGCCGCAG GACAGCAGGTGCCAGGCTTCCCAACAGCTCCCACCCGGCTGGTGATTGCCCGGCCCACCCCTCCACAGGCTCGGCCTTCCCATCCTGGGGGGCCCCCGGTCTCAGGGGCTCTG CCGGGCGCTGGTTTGGGTACCAACGCCTCTTTAGCCCAGATGGTGAGCGGCCTCGTGGGGCAGCTTCTTATGCAGCCTGTCCTTGTGG CTCAGGGGACCCCAGGAATGGCTCCACCTCCAGCCCCTGCCACTGCGTCAGCCAGTTCCGGTACCACCAACACGGCTACCACAGCTGGCCCTGCCCCTGGGGGGCCCGCCCAGCCTCCACCCCCTCAAGCCTCCGCCTCTGATCTTCAGTTCTCTCAGCTCCTGGGGAACCTGCTGGGGCCTGCTGGGCCGGGAACTGGAGGGCCTGGTGTGGCTTCTCCCACCATTACTGTGGCGATGCCTGGTGTGCCcgcctttctccagggcatgacGGACTTCTTGCAG GCAACACAAACAgctgctccccctcctcctccgcctccacccccaccaccccctccgGCCCCAGAGCAGCAGACAGCGCCCCCACCGGGGTCCCCTTCTGGTGGTAGCGGGAGTCCTGGCAGCGTGGGTCCTGAGAGCCTGCCATTGGAGTTCTTCACCTCAGTGGTGCAGGGTGTGCTGAGCTCACTGCTGGGCTCCCTGGGGGCACGGGCTGGCAGCAGTGAGAGCATCGCTGCTTTCATACAGCGCCTCAGTGGGTCAAGCAACATCTTTGAGCCTGGGGCCGATGGGGCTCTCG gattcttcGGGGCCCTGCTCTCTCTTCTGTGCCAGAACTTTTCCATGGTGGATGTGGTGATGCTGCTCCACGGGCATTTCCAGCCCCTGCAGCGACTCCAGCCCCAGCTGCGGTCTTTCTTTCACCAGCACTACCTGGGTGGCCAGGAGCCCACACCTGGTAACATCCGG ACGGCAACCCACGCATTGATCACGGGACTTGAAGAATATGTGCGGGAGAGTTTT TCTTTGGTGCAAGTTCAGCCAGGTGTGGACATCATCCGAACAAACCTGGAATTTCTCCAAGAGCAATTTAATAGCATTGCTGCTCATGTGATGCACTGCACAG ACAGTGGATTTGGGGCCCGATTGCTGGAGCTGTGTAACCAGGGCCTGTTTGAATGCTTGGCCCTGAACCTGCACTGCTTGGGGGGACAGCAGATGGAGCTTGCTGCTGTCATCAATGGCCGAATT CGTCGCATGTCTCGTGGAGTGAATCCGTCCTTGGTGAGCTGGCTGACCACTATGATGGGACTGAGGCTGCAGGTGGTACTGGAACACATGCCTGTAGGCCCTGATGCCATTCTCAGATATGTACGCCGGGTTGGGGATCCCCCTCAG ACACTTCCTGAGGAGCCAATGGAAGTTCAGGGATCAGAGAGAACTTCCCCTGAGCCTCAG CGGGAGAATGCTTCCCCGGCCCCTGGAACAACAGCAGAAGAGGCCATGTCCCGAGGCCCACCTCCTGCTCCTGAGGGGGGCTCCCGAGACGAACAGGATGGCGCTTCCTCTGAGACAGAACCTTGGGCAGCTGCAGTCCCCCCA GAATGGGTCCCTATTATCCAGCAGGACATTCAGAGCCAGCGGAAGGTGAAACCGCAGCCCCCTCTGAGCGATGCCTACCTCAGTGGTATGCCCGCCAAGAGACGCAAG CTCCGGGCTGACATACAAAAGCGACTGCAGGAAGACCCCAACTACAGCCCCCAGCGCTTCCCGAATGCCCAGAGGGCCTTTGCTGACGATCCCTAG